A genomic window from Gossypium hirsutum isolate 1008001.06 chromosome D12, Gossypium_hirsutum_v2.1, whole genome shotgun sequence includes:
- the LOC107945045 gene encoding eukaryotic translation initiation factor 4B3, with translation MAATASSPWGKAGAWALDAEENEAELQQQSRVDSSAEKLADFPSLSAAASTKTKKKKSQPISLAEFAAYGSAKPSEPTGLTHEDLLLLPTGPRQRSPEELDRNRLGGGFKSYGSNRYNSSGDDSSSNSRWGSSRVSNRDSNKEMAPSRADEMDNWASAKKSTPAGNGFGGGFERREIGGGGFFDSQSKADEVDNWASNKSSKSVNAAAPPRRFGGGFERRSSFDSLQSRDSPRDLDNWGKKKEETGSTAGSGGVRPRLVLQPRTVPVTEEAKKELTAPKPKGANPFGEARPREEVLKEKGKDWKEIDEKLEAVKIKETVAVAEKERGRKASFGGNGRAPVERSWRKNESDEAAAAADRPQSSETENGHVADN, from the exons ATGGCGGCAACTGCATCGTCTCCTTGGGGCAAAGCCGGCGCTTGGGCTCTCGATGCAGAAGAAAATGAAGCTGAACTCCAGCAACAGAGCCGCGTCGATTCTTCCGCTGAAAAGCTCGCGGATTTCCCTTCTTTATCCGCCGCCGCCTCCaccaaaaccaagaaaaagaagagcCAACCCATCTCTCTCGCCGAATTTGCTGCCTATGGCTCTGCTAAGCCGAGTGAGCCAACTGGCCTAACTCACGAGGACCTCCTCCTACTCCCTACCGGTCCTCGCCAACGCTCTCCCGAGGAACTCGATCGCAACCGTCTTGGCGGCGGTTTTAAATCCTATGGTTCGAACCGATACAATTCCAGCGGCGACGATTCCTCAAGTAATAGTAGATGGGGATCTTCTAGGGTTTCAAATAGAGATTCCAATAAAGAAATGGCTCCCTCACGCGCCGATGAGATGGATaattgggcgtcggctaagaaaTCGACTCCTGCTGGGAACGGATTTGGGGGTGGATTTGAGAGGAGAGAGATAGGAGGGGGAGGGTTTTTTGATTCGCAATCGAAAGCCGATGAAGTAGATAACTGGGCATCTAATAAGAGTAGTAAAAGCGTGAATGCTGCTGCACCGCCACGGAGATTTGGTGGGGGATTTGAGAGAAGAAGCAGTTTCGATTCACTTCAATCAAGGGATTCCCCAAGGGATTTGGATaattggggaaagaaaaaggagGAGACTGGCAGTACTGCTGGTAGTGGTGGAGTGAGACCAAGGCTTGTGCTTCAGCCACGCACCGTTCCCGTGACCGAGGAGGCTAAAAAGGAATTGACTGCGCCCAAGCCTAAAGGGGCAAATCCTTTTGGCGAGGCAAGGCCGAGAGAGGAAGTGTTGAAGGAAAAGGGGAAAGATTGGAAGGAGATTGATGAGAAGCTGGAAGCTGTTAAGATTAAAGAGACAGTTGCGGTTGCAGAGAAAGAGAGAGGACGAAAGGCAAGCTTTGGTGGAAATGGGCGTGCCCCCGTTGAAAGGAGCTGGAGGAAGAATGAGTCTGATGaggctgctgctgctgctgatcGACCCCAAAG CTCTGAGACAGAGAATGGCCATGTTGCGGACAATTGA
- the LOC107945044 gene encoding translocase of chloroplast 120, chloroplastic — MENGVVMVDNKIAEERVANEEVKVRLAGDSGETEEPVDEVFEEASSSLENLQEQAEISGVDGGSSVEDAIGNVETFGDTGSEVVKENLNLEPEAETFQEAIETQENDVPSEVGTQEAVAELVDQQKGESVGGGVVSDKIDEGGTEMGKNNDELKGGKEVPEISGTGEAEVPRDEEKRNLKSDSGMEMPVKGDTDQGKEDTEVKCATADLGSVDGDEDEKVFAAVEVDDNMNGELKDLLNARDMKLNSEIDELKDGLSEPGKSVEETVASADELKDLLNARDMKLNSEIDELKDRLFEPRKSVEETVASADRNLSSSEKFADERNEKIEAGKADKIDKAGTEMGEKTDELNGGKEVLEINGTGETEVSRDDEKRSLKSDTVIEMPVKGDTDQGQECTEVKGATAGLDSVHGGDEDEINGTGETEVPRDEEKRSLKSDTVIEMPVKGDTDQGQERTEVKGATAGLDSVDGGDEDEKANKAFAAKEVEDNMNGKVEDLSYARDMKHNGEIDELKHTQSEPSKSVEGTVASAVGNLSSSEKFTDERNEKIESGKADLRTEVHDGFQSRLPDEMVGNKCQDINFVIEHSDDNAEKNQQDKQSTQATIEQEVQHAPGSSVSAKAEEFGKKVDMAQEPKPNNSVTRECEILPAPALSSSVKSTNPAISPHPAGLGRAAPLLEPAARVVLQPRANGSVSQAQAQQIEDIGNVEAEENDETREKLQLIRVKFLRLANRLGQTPHNVVVAQVLYRLGLAEQLRGRNGGRVGAFSFDRASAMAEQLEAAGNEPLDFSCTIMVLGKTGVGKSATINSIFDEVKFGTDAFQTGTKKVQDVVGTVHGIKVRVIDTPGLLPSWSDQCQNEKILHSVKRFIKKTPPDIVLYLDRLDMQTRDFGDMPLLRTITEVFGPSIWFNAIVVLTHAASAPPDGPNGTASSYDMFVTQRSHVVQQAIRQAAGDMRLMNPVSLVENHSACRTNRAGQRVLPNGQVWKPHLLLLSLASKILAEANTLLKLQDTPPGKPFATRARTPPLPYLLSSLLQSRPQVKLPEEQYGDEDGLDDDLDESSDSEDEPEYDELPPFKRLSKAQISKLSKAQKKAYFDELEYREKLFMKKQLKEEKKQRKMMKKMASAAKDLPSEYGENAEEESSGASSVPVPMPDLALPASFDSDNPTHRYRSLDSSNPWLVRPVLDTHGWDHDVGYEGINVERLFVAEKKFPISFSGQVTKDKRDANVQMELASSLKHGEGKATSLGFDMQTVGKDLAYTLRSETRFSNLKKNKAMAGISVTLLGDALSAGVKFEDKLIANKQFQVVMAGGAMTGRGDLAYGGSLEAQLRDKDYPLGRSLSTLGLSIMDWHGDLAIGCNIQSQVPVGRSTNLIARANLNNKGAGQVSLRINSSEQLQLALIAVLPLLKKLFEYSHQVQYGQ, encoded by the coding sequence ATGGAAAATGGGGTAGTAATGGTAGATAATAAGATTGCGGAAGAAAGAGTTGCCAATGAGGAAGTGAAGGTGAGGCTTGCTGGGGATTCCGGTGAAACAGAAGAACCAGTAGATGAGGTTTTTGAGGAGGCAAGTTCATCACTGGAGAATTTGCAAGAACAGGCAGAAATATCTGGAGTGGATGGCGGCAGTTCAGTTGAGGATGCAATTGGAAATGTTGAGACATTTGGCGATACTGGTTCAGAGGTAGTTAAGGAGAACTTGAATTTAGAACCTGAAGCAGAGACCTTTCAAGAGGCTATTGAAACTCAGGAGAACGACGTTCCAAGTGAGGTTGGAACTCAGGAGGCTGTGGCAGAGTTGGTGGACCAGCAGAAAGGTGAGAGTGTTGGTGGTGGTGTGGTGTCAGATAAGATTGACGAGGGAGGGACTGAAATGGGCAAAAACAATGATGAATTGAAAGGGGGGAAGGAAGTACCTGAAATCAGTGGTACTGGAGAAGCAGAAGTTCCGAGGGATGAGGAAAAAAGAAATCTCAAGTCTGATTCAGGAATGGAGATGCCTGTAAAAGGAGATACTGATCAGGGAAAAGAGGATACGGAAGTGAAATGTGCCACAGCTGATCTTGGTTCAGTAGACGGAGATGAAGATGAAAAGGTTTTTGCTGCTGTGGAGGTGGACGATAACATGAATGGAGAACTAAAAGATTTATTGAATGCTAGAGACATGAAGCTTAATAGTGAGATTGATGAGCTGAAAGATGGGCTGTCTGAGCCAGGGAAATCTGTTGAAGAGACAGTTGCTTCTGCAGATGAACTAAAAGATTTATTGAATGCTAGGGACATGAAGCTTAATAGTGAGATTGATGAACTGAAAGATAGGCTGTTTGAGCCAAGGAAATCTGTTGAAGAGACAGTTGCTTCTGCTGATAGAAACTTATCCTCTTCAGAAAAGTTTGCAGATGAGAGGAATGAGAAGATTGAGGCTGGTAAAGCTGATAAGATTGACAAGGCAGGTACTGAAATGGGCGAAAAGACTGATGAATTGAATGGTGGGAAGGAAGTACTTGAAATCAATGGTACCGGAGAAACAGAAGTTTCGAGGGACGATGAAAAAAGAAGTCTCAAGTCTGATACAGTAATTGAGATGCCTGTAAAAGGAGATACTGATCAGGGACAAGAGTGTACAGAAGTAAAAGGGGCTACGGCTGGTCTGGATTCAGTGCATGGTGGAGATGAAGATGAAATCAATGGTACCGGAGAAACAGAAGTTCCAAGGGACGAGGAAAAAAGAAGTCTCAAGTCTGATACAGTAATTGAGATGCCTGTTAAAGGAGATACTGATCAGGGACAAGAGCGTACAGAAGTAAAAGGGGCTACAGCTGGTCTTGATTCCGTAGATGGTggagatgaagatgaaaaagCAAATAAGGCTTTTGCTGCTAAGGAGGTGGAGGATAACATGAATGGAAAAGTAGAAGACTTATCATATGCTAGGGACATGAAGCATAATGGTGAGATTGATGAACTGAAACATACGCAATCTGAGCCGAGTAAATCTGTTGAAGGAACAGTTGCTTCTGCAGTTGGAAACCTGTCCTCTTCAGAAAAGTTTACAGATGAGAGGAATGAGAAAATTGAGTCGGGTAAAGCTGATTTGAGGACAGAGGTTCATGATGGTTTTCAATCTCGGCTCCCTGATGAAATGGTGGGTAATAAATGTCAAGATATTAATTTTGTGATTGAACATTCTGATGATAACGCAGAGAAAAATCAACAAGATAAGCAAAGCACCCAAGCGACGATAGAGCAGGAAGTGCAACATGCTCCAGGATCTTCAGTGTCTGCTAAAGCCGAAGAATTTGGGAAAAAAGTGGACATGGCTCAGGAGCCTAAGCCAAACAACTCTGTCACTAGAGAATGTGAAATTCTTCCTGCTCCAGCATTGTCATCATCTGTTAAATCTACTAACCCTGCTATCTCTCCTCATCCTGCTGGCCTTGGGCGCGCTGCTCCATTATTGGAACCTGCCGCCAGGGTGGTGCTGCAGCCTCGTGCAAATGGAAGTGTCTCACAGGCACAGGCACAACAAATTGAAGATATTGGCAATGTGGAGGCTGAGGAGAATGATGAGACTCGTGAAAAGCTTCAGTTGATTAGAGTTAAGTTTTTGAGGCTTGCAAATAGGCTCGGGCAGACTCCCCATAATGTTGTTGTGGCACAGGTTTTGTACAGACTAGGATTAGCTGAGCAGCTCCGGGGGAGAAATGGGGGCCGGGTTGGTGCCTTCAGCTTTGACCGTGCAAGTGCTATGGCTGAACAGCTTGAGGCAGCTGGAAATGAACCCCTTGATTTCTCCTGTACAATTATGGTCCTTGGGAAGACCGGAGTTGGTAAAAGTGCTACTATTAATTCAATATTTGATGAAGTCAAGTTTGGCACCGATGCTTTCCAGACTGGTACCAAAAAGGTTCAGGATGTTGTGGGTACTGTGCATGGTATTAAAGTTCGTGTAATTGACACACCAGGCCTTCTTCCTTCCTGGTCTGACCAATGCCAGAACGAGAAGATCCTTCACTCCGTTAAGCGTTTCATTAAGAAAACACCTCCAGATATTGTGTTGTACCTTGATAGGTTGGACATGCAAACGAGGGATTTTGGTGATATGCCCCTCTTGCGTACCATAACTGAGGTCTTTGGTCCCTCTATATGGTTTAATGCAATTGTGGTTTTGACTCATGCAGCTTCTGCTCCACCAGATGGTCCTAATGGTACTGCTTCTAGCTATGACATGTTTGTCACTCAACGTTCTCATGTTGTACAGCAGGCTATTCGTCAGGCAGCTGGGGATATGCGACTCATGAATCCTGTTTCATTAGTGGAGAATCACTCTGCATGTAGAACAAATAGGGCAGGCCAGAGAGTATTGCCAAATGGTCAGGTCTGGAAACCTCATTTGTTGTTGCTTTCGTTAGCATCTAAAATTCTGGCCGAGGCAAACACGCTTTTGAAGTTGCAAGATACTCCCCCAGGAAAGCCTTTTGCTACTCGAGCAAGAACACCTCCTTTACCTTACCTTCTTTCATCTCTTCTTCAATCGAGACCGCAAGTTAAGCTTCCTGAAGAGCAGTATGGTGATGAGGATGGATTAGATGATGATTTGGATGAATCCTCCGACTCCGAGGATGAGCCAGAATATGATGAGCTGCCACCTTTCAAGCGGTTGAGTAAAGCACAAATATCAAAGCTTAGTAAGGCTCAGAAAAAAGCATATTTTGATGAGTTGGAATATAGAGAAAAACTTTTTATGAAGAAGCAACTGAAGGAAGAGAAAAAGCAGCGAAAGATGATGAAGAAAATGGCATCTGCAGCCAAGGATCTGCCAAGTGAGTATGGTGAAAATGCAGAAGAAGAAAGTAGTGGTGCTTCTTCTGTTCCAGTTCCAATGCCAGATTTGGCGTTGCCTGCTTCTTTTGATTCTGATAATCCAACTCATCGCTATCGTTCCCTTGATTCCTCCAACCCATGGCTTGTTAGGCCAGTTCTAGATACTCATGGTTGGGATCATGATGTTGGTTACGAAGGTATTAATGTCGAAAGACTGTTCGTTGCAGAAAAGAAATTTCCTATTTCATTTTCTGGCCAGGTTACAAAGGACAAAAGGGATGCCAATGTCCAAATGGAACTGGCCAGTTCTTTAAAGCACGGGGAAGGTAAAGCAACTTCATTGGGTTTTGATATGCAGACTGTTGGAAAGGACTTAGCCTATACACTGCGCAGCGAGACCAGGTTTAGTAATCTGAAGAAGAATAAGGCAATGGCTGGCATCTCAGTTACACTCTTAGGTGATGCACTATCAGCTGGAGTGAAATTTGAAGACAAACTGATTGCTAATAAGCAGTTCCAAGTAGTCATGGCTGGGGGTGCTATGACTGGACGTGGCGATCTTGCTTATGGGGGCAGCTTGGAAGCACAATTGAGGGATAAAGATTACCCTCTGGGTCGCTCCTTATCTACACTTGGCCTATCTATCATGGATTGGCATGGAGATCTTGCCATTGGATGCAATATACAGTCACAGGTGCCTGTTGGACGGTCTACGAATCTAATAGCTCGTGCCAATCTGAATAACAAAGGTGCTGGACAAGTCAGTTTACGAATAAATAGCTCTGAACAGCTTCAGCTTGCTTTGATTGCTGTCCTTCCTTTACTGAAAAAACTATTTGAATATTCACATCAAGTGCAGTATGGACAATGA